A window of Streptomyces armeniacus contains these coding sequences:
- a CDS encoding TetR/AcrR family transcriptional regulator, which translates to MPKRVDHTQRRAHITDALVRVAAREGLHAVTMRGVAAEAGMSLNLVQYYFATKARLLHAALERLEQQSHQRWEARLDALPSAPSAQEFIEAFLAEALPTDAESRAFHLVWISYAVLAMTDPELAAQPFVEGPDRLERQLTDVLRRARRDGALGPRRDAATEAARLLSLSHGLGTSVLVGQRTADAARDVLRAHLDQLFEEAPRDGVQQDAPG; encoded by the coding sequence GTGCCGAAGCGCGTCGACCACACCCAGCGCCGCGCGCACATCACCGACGCCCTGGTGCGCGTGGCCGCCCGCGAAGGGCTGCACGCGGTGACCATGCGCGGCGTCGCCGCCGAGGCGGGCATGTCGCTGAACCTCGTGCAGTACTACTTCGCCACCAAGGCCCGGCTCCTGCACGCCGCCCTCGAGCGGCTGGAGCAGCAGAGCCACCAGCGCTGGGAGGCCCGGCTGGACGCGCTGCCGAGTGCGCCGTCGGCGCAGGAGTTCATCGAGGCGTTCCTGGCGGAGGCGCTGCCGACGGACGCGGAGAGCCGGGCGTTCCACCTGGTGTGGATCTCGTACGCGGTGCTGGCCATGACCGATCCCGAACTGGCCGCGCAGCCCTTCGTCGAGGGCCCCGACCGGCTGGAACGGCAGTTGACCGACGTGCTGCGGCGGGCCCGGCGCGACGGTGCCCTGGGTCCGCGGCGGGACGCCGCGACCGAGGCCGCACGGCTGCTGAGCCTCAGCCACGGGCTGGGCACCAGCGTGCTGGTGGGGCAACGTACGGCGGACGCGGCGCGGGACGTACTGCGCGCGCACCTGGACCAGCTGTTCGAGGAGGCGCCGCGGGACGGCGTACAGCAGGACGCCCCGGGCTGA
- the kdpC gene encoding potassium-transporting ATPase subunit KdpC produces the protein MHTSVRTSGRLLWAALRALLVLTAVTGVLYPLAVTGIAQTAFHDRANGSIVTDGGREAGSSLIGQSWNGRDGEPDPRWFQGRPSNSAYDALSTGSSQLGASDRRLVAAVREARAKVAAFNGVRASDVPADAVTGSSSAIDPHISPEYARLQADRVARANGLAAADVRKLVAEHTEGRAAGFLGQPHVNVLELNLAVRGIAGR, from the coding sequence ATGCACACGTCCGTACGCACCTCAGGCCGGCTGCTGTGGGCGGCGCTCCGCGCGCTGCTCGTCCTCACCGCCGTCACCGGCGTCCTCTACCCGCTGGCCGTCACCGGCATCGCGCAGACCGCGTTCCACGACAGGGCCAACGGCTCGATCGTCACGGACGGCGGCCGGGAGGCCGGGTCGTCGCTCATCGGGCAGAGCTGGAACGGCAGGGACGGCGAGCCCGACCCGCGCTGGTTCCAGGGCCGCCCGTCGAACAGCGCGTACGACGCCCTGAGCACCGGTTCCAGCCAACTCGGTGCGAGCGACCGGCGGCTGGTGGCGGCCGTACGCGAAGCGCGGGCGAAGGTCGCCGCGTTCAACGGGGTACGGGCCTCCGACGTGCCGGCGGACGCCGTCACCGGCTCGTCCTCGGCGATCGACCCGCACATCTCGCCGGAGTACGCGCGCCTCCAGGCCGACCGGGTGGCGCGGGCCAACGGGCTGGCCGCGGCGGACGTACGGAAGCTTGTCGCGGAGCACACCGAGGGCCGCGCGGCCGGATTCCTGGGGCAGCCGCACGTCAACGTGCTGGAGCTGAACCTGGCGGTGCGCGGAATCGCCGGGCGCTGA
- a CDS encoding alpha/beta hydrolase: MDYKTLDALKPSEFEDAAGGYRSASDMASQAKDGINNQISVRMRAELTGQARDAALGQLKELSKNFHYAQVECGLVSTALNALAADLRAAKAKLDGAVADARAQKFTVNPDGSVSYPPAGDKVDGKVPEGSTVTGSPNGKGGGTTLPIDPSGTANDLSDALERQARNAHPNPNYGAALEYANRIATAVQEATEADEKWAPKLRELKADDDLTVSHSDWADAGRDMGGVKKSAADYLADIKPPPKDGTPKENAEWWKGLSAEERDAYVTLNPSSVGALDGVPSEVRDEANRTVLAEARGKYELDRAAIPPEPKRYIANPTGSYPAAVESAAWKQWNEKYGDRRDQLDKSLNGMKAIEDRFDKTGVEGLPEAYLLGFNAEGNGRAIVANGNPDTADHTAVYVPGTTSNLGKVGGDIDRMTTLWQESSAMVPGQQVSTVTWLGYDAPQSIVKDAPFSHYADDGAPAFNSFMDGLNATNTTEGGGHHTAVGHSYGTTLIGSAARQGDLNADDIVFAGSPGVQVGEASELDVPKGHVWNEEADGDKVPDIGRWGHGGEQWRLGGGVAIIPSDDLFGANQMSTDTEGHSAYWDEGTESLKNQAAVVAGQYGKATLED; encoded by the coding sequence GTGGACTACAAGACTCTCGACGCCCTGAAGCCCTCGGAGTTCGAGGACGCGGCGGGCGGTTACCGCAGCGCCAGCGACATGGCGAGCCAGGCCAAGGACGGCATCAACAACCAGATCAGCGTCCGGATGCGGGCAGAGCTCACGGGGCAGGCCCGGGACGCCGCCCTCGGCCAGCTCAAGGAGCTGTCCAAGAACTTCCACTACGCGCAAGTGGAATGCGGCCTGGTGAGCACGGCGCTGAACGCCCTCGCCGCCGACCTGCGCGCGGCGAAGGCGAAGCTCGACGGGGCTGTCGCGGACGCGCGCGCACAGAAGTTCACCGTGAACCCCGACGGCTCGGTGAGCTACCCGCCCGCAGGCGACAAGGTGGACGGCAAGGTCCCCGAGGGCAGCACCGTCACGGGCTCGCCGAACGGCAAGGGCGGCGGCACCACGCTCCCGATCGACCCCTCCGGCACCGCGAACGACCTGTCGGACGCGCTGGAACGGCAGGCCAGGAACGCACACCCCAACCCGAACTACGGCGCCGCCCTCGAGTACGCCAACCGCATCGCCACCGCCGTCCAGGAGGCCACGGAGGCGGACGAGAAGTGGGCGCCGAAGCTCCGCGAACTGAAAGCGGACGACGACCTGACCGTCTCCCACTCGGACTGGGCCGACGCGGGCCGGGACATGGGCGGCGTGAAGAAGAGCGCGGCGGACTACCTCGCCGACATCAAGCCCCCGCCGAAGGACGGCACTCCGAAGGAGAACGCGGAGTGGTGGAAGGGCCTGTCCGCGGAGGAGCGCGACGCGTACGTGACGCTCAACCCGTCGAGCGTCGGCGCGCTGGACGGCGTTCCGTCGGAAGTCCGCGACGAGGCGAACCGCACGGTGCTGGCGGAGGCGCGCGGCAAGTACGAGCTGGACAGGGCGGCCATTCCGCCCGAACCGAAGCGCTACATCGCGAACCCGACCGGCTCTTATCCGGCGGCGGTCGAGTCGGCGGCCTGGAAGCAGTGGAACGAGAAGTACGGCGACCGCCGGGACCAGCTCGACAAATCCCTGAACGGGATGAAGGCCATCGAGGACCGCTTCGACAAGACCGGCGTCGAAGGGCTCCCGGAGGCGTACCTCCTGGGATTCAACGCGGAAGGAAACGGGCGCGCGATCGTCGCCAACGGAAATCCCGACACGGCCGATCACACCGCTGTCTATGTCCCCGGTACGACGTCGAATCTCGGCAAGGTGGGCGGCGATATCGACCGCATGACGACGCTGTGGCAGGAATCCAGCGCCATGGTTCCGGGACAGCAGGTCTCCACGGTCACCTGGCTCGGTTACGACGCCCCGCAGAGCATCGTCAAGGACGCTCCGTTCAGCCATTACGCCGACGACGGCGCCCCGGCCTTCAACTCGTTCATGGACGGCCTGAACGCGACGAACACCACGGAGGGCGGCGGCCACCACACAGCCGTCGGCCACTCGTACGGCACGACGCTCATCGGTTCGGCGGCCCGGCAGGGCGACCTCAACGCGGACGACATAGTGTTCGCCGGAAGCCCCGGCGTGCAGGTCGGCGAGGCCTCGGAGCTGGACGTGCCGAAAGGGCACGTCTGGAACGAGGAGGCCGACGGCGACAAGGTGCCGGACATCGGCCGCTGGGGCCACGGCGGTGAACAGTGGAGACTCGGTGGCGGTGTCGCCATCATCCCGAGCGACGACTTGTTCGGAGCGAACCAGATGAGCACGGATACGGAAGGCCACAGCGCGTACTGGGACGAGGGGACCGAGAGTCTGAAGAACCAGGCGGCCGTCGTTGCAGGCCAGTACGGGAAGGCGACTCTTGAAGATTAG
- the kdpA gene encoding potassium-transporting ATPase subunit KdpA, with the protein MNQTTADVLQMSALITALALVHRPFGDYMAAVYTSPRHLRAERWIYRCVGVDPDAELRWPAYLRGVLAFSAVSLLFLYGLQRVQDRLPLSLGFAAISPDQAFNTAASFVSNTNWQSYAGESAMGHLVQTGGLAVQNFLSAAVGMAVAVALVRGFARSRTGELGNFWADLVRGTVRILLPVAAVAAVVLVATGAVQNFASPQEIQTVSGGSTHVSGGAVASQEAIKDLGTNGGGFFNANSSHPFENPGGVSNLLEIFLLLVIPFSLPRTFGRLVGSARQGYAIVAAMGVIWFAGVVAVTVTEYAHPGTAAQLAGGAMEGKEQRFGEGGSSLFAVSTTMTSTGSVNSFHDSFSGLSGGVLLLGMMLGEIAPGGVGSGLYGMLVLAVIAVFVAGLMVGRTPEYLGKKIGTREIKLAACYLLITPALALGGTALAMALPDGERAMTNTGAHGFSEVLYAYTSGSNNNGSAFAGFGADTPFFNTTIGLCMLLGRFLPMVFVLALAGSLARQSPVPETAGTLRTGKPLFTGLLVGAALIISGLTFFPALALGPLAEGLA; encoded by the coding sequence ATGAACCAGACCACCGCCGACGTGCTCCAGATGTCCGCGCTGATCACCGCGCTCGCCCTGGTGCACCGCCCGTTCGGCGACTACATGGCCGCCGTCTACACCTCCCCCAGGCACCTGCGTGCCGAGCGCTGGATCTACCGCTGCGTCGGCGTCGATCCCGACGCCGAGCTGCGCTGGCCCGCGTATCTGCGCGGGGTGCTCGCCTTCTCCGCCGTGAGCCTGCTGTTCCTGTACGGGCTGCAGCGCGTGCAGGACCGGCTGCCGCTGTCGCTGGGCTTCGCGGCGATCTCGCCGGACCAGGCGTTCAACACGGCCGCCTCGTTCGTGTCCAACACCAACTGGCAGTCGTACGCCGGTGAGTCGGCCATGGGCCATCTCGTCCAGACCGGCGGGCTGGCCGTGCAGAACTTCCTGTCCGCCGCCGTCGGCATGGCCGTCGCCGTCGCGCTCGTACGGGGCTTCGCCCGCTCCCGTACCGGCGAACTGGGCAACTTCTGGGCGGACCTGGTGCGCGGCACCGTACGGATCCTGCTGCCTGTCGCCGCTGTGGCCGCCGTCGTACTGGTCGCGACGGGCGCCGTCCAGAACTTCGCGTCGCCGCAGGAGATCCAGACCGTCTCCGGCGGGAGTACGCACGTCAGCGGCGGCGCCGTGGCGTCGCAGGAGGCGATCAAGGACCTGGGCACGAACGGCGGCGGGTTCTTCAACGCCAACTCCTCGCACCCCTTCGAGAACCCCGGCGGCGTCTCGAACCTGCTGGAGATCTTCCTGCTGCTGGTCATCCCGTTCTCGCTGCCGCGCACCTTCGGCAGGCTGGTGGGGAGCGCGCGCCAGGGGTACGCGATCGTGGCCGCGATGGGCGTGATCTGGTTCGCGGGCGTCGTCGCGGTCACGGTCACGGAGTACGCGCACCCGGGCACCGCCGCGCAGTTGGCGGGCGGTGCGATGGAGGGCAAGGAGCAGCGCTTCGGGGAGGGCGGGTCGTCGCTGTTCGCGGTGTCCACGACGATGACGTCGACCGGCTCCGTCAACTCCTTCCACGACTCGTTCAGCGGCCTCTCCGGCGGCGTACTGCTGCTGGGCATGATGCTCGGCGAGATCGCGCCGGGCGGTGTCGGCTCCGGGCTGTACGGGATGCTGGTGCTGGCCGTGATCGCGGTGTTCGTCGCGGGACTGATGGTGGGCCGTACGCCCGAGTACCTGGGCAAGAAGATCGGCACCCGCGAGATCAAGCTCGCCGCGTGCTACCTGCTCATCACCCCGGCCCTGGCCCTCGGGGGTACGGCGCTCGCGATGGCGCTGCCCGACGGCGAGCGGGCGATGACCAACACGGGGGCGCACGGCTTCTCCGAGGTGCTCTACGCGTACACCTCCGGCTCCAACAACAACGGCAGCGCCTTCGCCGGCTTCGGCGCGGACACCCCGTTCTTCAACACCACGATCGGCCTGTGCATGCTGCTCGGCCGCTTCCTGCCGATGGTGTTCGTCCTGGCGCTGGCCGGGTCGCTGGCCCGGCAGTCGCCCGTACCGGAGACGGCCGGCACCCTGCGCACCGGGAAGCCCCTGTTCACGGGGCTGCTGGTGGGGGCCGCGCTGATCATCTCCGGTCTCACGTTCTTCCCGGCGCTCGCGCTGGGGCCGCTCGCGGAAGGTCTCGCCTGA
- the kdpF gene encoding K(+)-transporting ATPase subunit F, translating to MSAGTAENVVGLVVAGALLVYLVVALLFAERF from the coding sequence GTGAGCGCCGGGACCGCCGAGAACGTCGTCGGGCTCGTGGTGGCCGGCGCGCTGCTGGTGTACCTCGTCGTCGCGCTCCTCTTCGCCGAGAGGTTCTAG
- the kdpB gene encoding potassium-transporting ATPase subunit KdpB → MSTTTPVRPEPERTRPGGARTAEGDGRVAGGLFDPRLLLRSVPDAFRKLDPRLLVRSPVMFVVEAGSVVTTVLAVRDPGDWFGWAIAGWLWLTVLFANLAEAVAEGRGRAQADTLRQARTEAVARRLTDGAGEERVPGTELRVGDRVVCEAGDVIPGDGDVVEGVAAVDESAITGESAPVIRESGGDRSAVTGGTKVLSDRITVRVTARPGETFLDRMIALVEGAARQKTPNEIALNILLASLTVIFLLAVVTLQPFAVYAGAGQSLVVLCALLVCLIPTTIGALLAAIGIAGMDRLVQRNVLATSGRAVEAAGDVSTLLLDKTGTITLGDRQATEFVPADGVTAAELADAAQLSSLADETPEGRSVVVLAKERYGLRERHEGELAHAEWVPFTAGTRMSGVDVDGVRVRKGAAAAVTAWAEERGARTGEEVRAACDRISAAGGTPLVVARAEGEAGARVLGAVHLKDVVKDGMRERFAELRRMGIRTVMITGDNPLTARAIAAEAGVDDFLAEATPEDKLALIRREQAGGKLVAMTGDGTNDAPALAQADVGVAMNTGTSAAKEAGNMVDLDLDPTKLIDIVEIGKQLLITRGALTTFSIANDVAKYFAIIPAMFAAAHPGLDRLNVMGLASPESAILSAVVFNALVIVALVPLALRGVRYRALSADRLLRRNLAVFGLGGLVAPFLGIKLIDLLVSLIPGIG, encoded by the coding sequence ATGTCCACCACCACCCCCGTACGGCCGGAGCCGGAGCGTACGCGTCCGGGCGGCGCCCGTACGGCCGAGGGCGACGGCCGGGTCGCCGGCGGCCTGTTCGACCCGCGGCTGCTGCTGCGGTCGGTGCCGGACGCCTTCCGGAAGCTCGATCCGCGGCTGCTGGTGCGGTCGCCCGTGATGTTCGTGGTCGAGGCCGGTTCGGTGGTCACGACGGTGCTGGCCGTACGCGACCCCGGCGACTGGTTCGGCTGGGCCATCGCGGGCTGGCTCTGGCTGACGGTCCTGTTCGCGAACCTGGCGGAGGCCGTCGCGGAGGGCCGGGGCCGTGCGCAGGCCGACACGCTGCGGCAGGCCCGTACGGAGGCGGTCGCACGGCGGCTCACTGACGGCGCCGGCGAGGAGCGCGTGCCCGGCACGGAACTGCGGGTCGGGGACCGGGTCGTGTGCGAGGCGGGCGACGTCATACCGGGCGACGGGGATGTGGTGGAGGGCGTCGCCGCCGTCGACGAGTCGGCCATCACGGGCGAATCGGCCCCGGTGATACGGGAGTCGGGCGGCGACCGTTCGGCGGTGACCGGCGGCACGAAGGTGCTCTCGGACCGGATCACCGTACGGGTGACGGCGCGGCCCGGCGAGACGTTCCTCGACCGGATGATCGCGCTCGTGGAGGGCGCTGCCCGGCAGAAGACGCCGAACGAGATCGCCCTGAACATCCTGCTGGCCTCTCTCACCGTCATCTTCCTGCTGGCCGTGGTGACGCTGCAGCCCTTCGCGGTGTACGCGGGCGCCGGGCAGTCCCTCGTCGTGCTGTGCGCGCTGTTGGTGTGCCTCATACCGACGACGATCGGGGCGCTGCTGGCCGCCATCGGCATCGCGGGCATGGACCGGCTCGTGCAGCGCAACGTCCTGGCCACGTCCGGGCGGGCCGTCGAGGCGGCGGGCGACGTGTCGACGCTGCTGCTCGACAAGACCGGCACGATCACCCTCGGGGACCGGCAGGCCACCGAGTTCGTCCCGGCCGACGGCGTCACGGCGGCCGAACTGGCGGACGCCGCGCAGCTGTCGTCGCTCGCCGACGAGACGCCCGAGGGGCGTTCGGTGGTGGTGCTGGCGAAGGAGCGGTACGGGCTGCGGGAGCGGCACGAGGGCGAACTGGCGCACGCGGAGTGGGTGCCGTTTACCGCCGGTACGCGCATGTCCGGGGTCGACGTGGACGGCGTACGGGTGCGCAAGGGCGCGGCCGCCGCGGTCACCGCGTGGGCGGAGGAGCGGGGCGCGCGTACGGGCGAGGAGGTGCGCGCCGCGTGCGACCGGATCTCGGCGGCGGGTGGCACGCCGCTGGTGGTCGCGCGCGCGGAGGGGGAGGCGGGCGCGCGGGTGCTGGGCGCCGTCCACCTCAAGGACGTCGTGAAGGACGGCATGCGTGAACGCTTCGCCGAGCTGCGCCGCATGGGCATCCGCACCGTGATGATCACCGGCGACAACCCGCTGACGGCGCGGGCCATCGCGGCCGAGGCGGGCGTCGACGACTTCCTCGCCGAGGCCACGCCCGAGGACAAGCTGGCGCTCATACGGCGCGAGCAGGCGGGCGGCAAGCTCGTGGCGATGACCGGCGACGGCACGAACGACGCGCCCGCCCTCGCGCAGGCGGACGTCGGGGTCGCCATGAACACCGGCACCTCCGCCGCCAAGGAGGCCGGGAACATGGTCGACCTCGACTTGGACCCGACGAAGCTCATCGACATCGTCGAGATCGGCAAGCAACTCCTCATCACCCGGGGCGCGTTGACGACGTTCTCGATCGCGAACGACGTCGCGAAGTACTTCGCGATCATCCCGGCGATGTTCGCTGCGGCCCATCCCGGCCTGGACAGGCTGAACGTCATGGGCCTCGCGAGCCCCGAGTCGGCGATCCTCTCCGCGGTCGTCTTCAACGCGCTGGTCATTGTGGCGCTCGTGCCGCTCGCCCTGCGCGGCGTGCGCTACCGCGCCCTCTCCGCCGACCGGCTGCTGCGGCGCAACCTGGCCGTCTTCGGACTCGGCGGCCTCGTCGCCCCGTTCCTCGGCATCAAGCTCATCGACCTGCTCGTCTCGCTCATCCCGGGGATCGGGTGA
- a CDS encoding LmeA family phospholipid-binding protein → MCCSFLAVGDRWAALYAENAAAEKEQRALKLHAEPEVHIRGFPFLTQLADNRVDRVDVTIPDMPAGRVSVAQVKGQVNGVRLLGDAPGSVDGAVLGRMNGDVLLDFDDLDRELGTPQVKFTAGGPHTVLAAGQLSVAGEKVKVRARAQLARAGEHGVGTTVDRMRLVVPDLFSYTPGDRGGLRLARPVAERIRDNARVAKALFGVAEVAERFGLCPGRAERVRESESELDRVTGGTDFTDRMMKVNMLDVLVEHPWLLQQIGIEPALLEGLKRIDQPELAEKLSLAMKLPDVPGDVRLRDVSVSKDGVRARLTGTDVPFGKAAEPPAPPPGRGRRDARRPAPVVDCPPWNPAFCTFSAPLPRPYSTLAASYATPRHRAGRCASD, encoded by the coding sequence GTGTGCTGCTCGTTCCTCGCCGTCGGCGACCGCTGGGCCGCGCTGTACGCCGAGAACGCCGCCGCCGAGAAGGAGCAGCGCGCGCTGAAGCTGCATGCGGAACCCGAAGTGCACATCCGGGGTTTCCCGTTCCTCACGCAGCTCGCCGACAACCGCGTGGACCGCGTCGATGTCACGATCCCCGACATGCCTGCCGGGCGCGTGTCCGTGGCGCAGGTGAAGGGCCAGGTCAACGGCGTACGTCTGCTGGGCGATGCGCCCGGCTCCGTCGACGGCGCCGTGCTGGGCCGGATGAACGGGGACGTGCTGCTCGACTTCGACGACCTGGACCGGGAGTTGGGCACGCCGCAGGTGAAGTTCACGGCGGGCGGACCGCACACCGTGCTGGCGGCAGGCCAGCTGTCGGTGGCGGGTGAGAAGGTGAAGGTACGGGCGCGGGCTCAGCTCGCGCGGGCGGGGGAGCACGGCGTGGGCACGACCGTGGACCGGATGCGGCTCGTCGTGCCGGACCTCTTCTCGTACACGCCGGGCGACCGCGGCGGCCTCCGCCTCGCGCGCCCCGTGGCCGAACGGATCAGGGACAACGCACGTGTGGCCAAGGCGCTGTTCGGCGTCGCCGAGGTCGCCGAGCGCTTCGGCCTGTGTCCCGGCCGCGCCGAGCGGGTCCGGGAGAGCGAGTCCGAGCTGGACCGCGTGACCGGCGGCACGGACTTCACCGACCGGATGATGAAGGTCAACATGCTCGACGTCCTCGTCGAACACCCCTGGCTGCTCCAGCAGATCGGCATCGAACCGGCGCTGCTGGAGGGACTGAAGCGGATTGACCAGCCGGAGCTGGCCGAGAAGCTGTCCCTCGCGATGAAGCTGCCGGACGTGCCCGGCGACGTACGGCTGCGGGACGTGTCGGTGTCGAAGGACGGCGTCCGTGCCCGCCTCACCGGCACCGACGTGCCCTTCGGCAAGGCGGCCGAGCCCCCGGCGCCGCCCCCCGGGCGCGGCCGACGGGACGCGCGCCGACCGGCGCCTGTGGTGGACTGCCCGCCATGGAATCCCGCGTTCTGTACCTTTTCGGCACCGCTGCCCCGCCCGTACTCGACATTGGCCGCGTCGTACGCGACGCCCAGGCACAGGGCTGGGAGGTGTGCGTCGGACTGA
- a CDS encoding flavoprotein, producing the protein MESRVLYLFGTAAPPVLDIGRVVRDAQAQGWEVCVGLTPTARDWFDGRLPELEELTGRPVRSAPRRPDDTDVWPPAHVLVVAPATLNSVNAAALGLTPNFVTAVVAEAIGKRWPLVVMPCVNSAYATHPQFGASIATLRGAGVHVLFGPGGFVPNEPGESRPEDYPWHLALSAAREAAG; encoded by the coding sequence ATGGAATCCCGCGTTCTGTACCTTTTCGGCACCGCTGCCCCGCCCGTACTCGACATTGGCCGCGTCGTACGCGACGCCCAGGCACAGGGCTGGGAGGTGTGCGTCGGACTGACCCCCACCGCCCGTGACTGGTTCGACGGACGGCTGCCCGAACTGGAGGAACTCACCGGGCGCCCCGTCCGCAGCGCTCCCCGCCGCCCCGACGACACCGACGTCTGGCCCCCGGCCCACGTCCTGGTCGTCGCCCCGGCCACCCTGAACTCGGTCAACGCCGCCGCACTCGGGCTGACCCCGAACTTCGTGACGGCCGTGGTGGCGGAGGCGATCGGGAAGCGGTGGCCGCTGGTGGTGATGCCGTGCGTGAACTCGGCGTACGCGACGCACCCCCAGTTCGGCGCCAGCATCGCCACCCTGCGCGGCGCGGGCGTGCACGTGCTGTTCGGCCCCGGCGGCTTCGTACCGAACGAGCCGGGCGAGTCCCGCCCGGAGGACTACCCGTGGCACCTGGCCCTCTCCGCGGCCCGGGAGGCGGCGGGGTAG
- a CDS encoding Hsp70 family protein produces MAEEETLSLGIDLGSTGLRAAYAAPGGGGGTDGAVGRAPRTVEVPEGPWPWPLWEGRGPGAGTRTRAGARSRSQSRSHSPELPVAFGSLKNMLGDTRTVTVGGESVTPQEAVTRALRTVRERAEAEASRTVGQTVISVPARYESARRIALRDAAAAAGLEQVRLVTDSVAAVVGHTEKNSSSTVLVFGMGYGGFELGLVRSARGHFRALGYESGAAPAAPCGAAFDREILAAALHLARVHPELADTTRWDETDWQRLRTRAERAKEELAAAPGPASRAAVALTLDSGARMRMEIRRADFAAYLGPQLAPVRRSATALLDQTGLTVADVETVLLVGGSTAMPAVRALAEPLGDTCVAARPELLAYGAALHAEFLSRTPVAAPDDRGVPVVTDDALGADTDGPPLVATVRAGTAAKPSERTEPPGRPEPPDGPEPPEPSLAEARRLLAEGRTEDASAQLHQLVAEARTLLEEIDGAKTQAPWPSPPDPLPEPALPDAATAARNGTERDRPSPLAPAHALLEKRQYEQAVRASHAAWAEEPTHPDVFEGMIEVHCAAAMAEDGGGARFEDAERWLRCAYGHDATNTRIRDLLAERTYAHAVELHRQGEHREAVEALKKSLSWGPEHRASRDLLTRLTRRPGRA; encoded by the coding sequence GCACCGGGCTGCGCGCGGCGTACGCGGCACCGGGCGGTGGCGGCGGCACCGACGGTGCGGTCGGCAGGGCGCCGCGTACGGTCGAGGTGCCGGAAGGGCCGTGGCCGTGGCCGCTGTGGGAGGGCCGGGGGCCCGGCGCGGGCACACGGACACGGGCCGGTGCCCGTTCCCGTTCCCAATCCCGTTCCCACTCTCCTGAACTGCCCGTCGCCTTCGGCAGCTTGAAGAACATGCTCGGCGACACCCGTACGGTGACCGTCGGCGGCGAATCCGTCACCCCACAGGAGGCGGTGACCCGCGCGCTGCGCACCGTACGGGAGCGTGCGGAGGCGGAGGCGTCCCGTACGGTCGGGCAGACGGTGATCAGCGTCCCCGCGCGCTACGAGTCCGCCCGCCGCATCGCCCTGCGCGACGCCGCGGCCGCCGCCGGGCTGGAACAGGTCCGACTCGTCACCGACTCCGTCGCCGCCGTCGTCGGCCACACCGAGAAGAACAGCAGCAGTACGGTGCTCGTTTTCGGCATGGGCTACGGCGGCTTCGAACTCGGCCTCGTCCGCAGCGCCCGCGGCCACTTCCGCGCCCTCGGGTACGAGAGCGGTGCCGCCCCCGCCGCGCCCTGCGGCGCCGCCTTCGACCGGGAGATCCTGGCCGCCGCCCTCCACCTCGCCCGCGTACACCCCGAACTGGCCGACACCACACGCTGGGACGAGACCGACTGGCAGCGGCTCCGCACCCGCGCGGAACGCGCCAAGGAGGAACTCGCGGCCGCCCCCGGGCCCGCCTCCCGCGCCGCCGTCGCCCTGACCCTCGACTCCGGCGCCCGTATGCGCATGGAGATCAGACGCGCCGACTTCGCCGCGTACCTCGGGCCCCAACTGGCCCCCGTACGGCGCAGCGCCACCGCGCTGCTCGACCAGACGGGGCTGACCGTGGCCGACGTGGAGACGGTGTTGCTGGTCGGCGGCAGCACGGCCATGCCCGCCGTACGCGCCCTCGCCGAGCCGCTCGGCGACACGTGCGTGGCGGCACGGCCGGAACTGCTGGCGTACGGGGCGGCACTGCACGCGGAGTTCCTGAGCCGTACGCCGGTCGCGGCACCGGACGACCGCGGCGTACCGGTCGTCACCGACGACGCGCTGGGCGCGGACACGGACGGGCCACCGCTGGTGGCGACGGTGCGGGCGGGGACGGCGGCCAAGCCGTCCGAGCGCACTGAACCGCCGGGGCGGCCCGAACCGCCGGATGGGCCCGAGCCGCCCGAGCCGTCACTGGCGGAGGCGCGGCGGCTGCTGGCGGAGGGCCGTACGGAGGACGCCTCGGCGCAGCTGCACCAACTGGTCGCCGAGGCACGCACGTTGCTGGAGGAGATCGACGGCGCGAAGACGCAAGCGCCGTGGCCGTCGCCGCCGGACCCGCTCCCGGAACCCGCCCTCCCGGACGCCGCCACCGCTGCCCGCAACGGCACGGAACGCGACCGCCCGTCGCCTCTCGCCCCGGCCCACGCGCTGCTGGAGAAGCGCCAGTACGAGCAGGCCGTACGCGCCTCCCACGCCGCGTGGGCGGAGGAGCCCACGCACCCCGACGTGTTCGAGGGCATGATCGAGGTCCACTGCGCCGCGGCCATGGCGGAGGACGGCGGCGGCGCGCGCTTCGAGGACGCCGAACGCTGGCTCCGCTGCGCCTACGGCCACGACGCCACGAACACCCGCATCCGCGACCTGCTCGCCGAGCGCACGTACGCCCACGCCGTCGAACTCCACCGGCAGGGCGAACACCGCGAGGCGGTCGAGGCGCTGAAGAAGTCCCTGTCCTGGGGCCCGGAACACCGCGCGTCCCGCGACCTCCTCACCCGCCTCACGCGCCGCCCGGGCCGGGCGTGA